The Apteryx mantelli isolate bAptMan1 unplaced genomic scaffold, bAptMan1.hap1 HAP1_SCAFFOLD_337, whole genome shotgun sequence genome segment TTGCTTGGGCCTGCACTCTTTCACCTGGGCTTTATCCATCCCTCATACCCACAGTAGTTTCAGAACAGCTTTAGCAAGTCAGTCCATGAGTGGTGGAGCAAAGGACGCCCAAGCCTTCGTCATACTGTGCCTCAAAGATGATAGCCTCTTCCTGCAGTCTGGGGCACTGAAAAGGTATCTTCCGAAGGAGGATTCTTTGGTGCTTGATGAGTAATGTAGCACTGCAGTCTTCCCCATACCTTGGGCAGTTCTGCGGGAGTTTCTTTCCTCCACCCTTTGCAGTAATTTAGTTTCTTTGAGCCTTGGAAGATTTGGCTGATTTCAGCCAAAGTGGTGGGGGAAAGAAGACATTCAAATGAACATCTCTTGCTTGAAAGCCACTTCATTTCCTTTAGAAGCAGATCAAATACTGTTTCAAGTATTTCAGAAGCAAGTTTTCTGAAACTGCCTGGGAAAAGGAGCTTTCTGGCAGAGATGGGGGCTCAGGAAAACCAGAAACTCATGTTCTTCCCACACAAGTACAGTTCTGCAGGACTGCAAGCACTAACAGTTAGTCCTGCTAGCAGTCCCCATTGCCGTTGCTTGATACACTTTGGCCAGCTGCAGATAAGAATACACCTATCTGAAAGAAGGGGAAACTCCACATGGAAAAGAGAGGTAAAAAATAGTAGAGGAACTACAGAGCTCATTAGCTGAGCAGTGTAATCAGAACTTCAACCTTCAAACGGGCTTTTATTGCCAATGATTTTCTTACTCAGTTTGGGGTAGATTTTGTGAGAAAATTCCTAAAGTCAGCCAGCCAAGCAGGTAGCACTGCACAGGCCATCAAAGCACACGGGGTCTGCAAATAGTTAGCTGTTCACTCACAGCAATGCCATAGATACAACCTTTAAAAACACAGACAAGTGTGGACGTTGAAGGGCTGGAGTAGCCTGGTTTCTAACTAGCTACAGGGCTGCACCGCTGCCAAAAAGCAAATCCCAACCAGTTCGACTGAAGTGGAGTGATTACACAGAGCATACATGAAGACAGCACATAAGTCAATACCATTCATAAAGTTTGGGAGGGCAGAAAGACAGCGACTGCAGGGCCGTGCCAACGTGACCtagtctccctccttccctggaggCAACTGCTCAGCCAGTAGAACAGATGGTGCTGAAGCGGGTGAGGAGGGCGTCCCCCAAGTCAGCACCATTAAGGTTAAGCAAACTTCTGCAGCAACTTTGTGTAACAGCTGACAAGGGGCACTTGCTGCAGGAAGAGCTGTGCCCGTTAGAGCTGTGACTGCCATCTGTACCCCAAACAAAACAACTGCTTATTTCTGTGAAGACCAAGGCTATGTGTCACCTAGGAGACTGAGGAGGGCGATTTCAGAAGAGATTGTTGAATAAACATTAAAAGGATAGCATAAAAATGACTACATAACTGAGACTCCTCTGCGGCTATAAAGGCTACTTACACCCCAGCAGTAGAAACAAGAAGCCAGCTATCTAGCAACCAAGTCCTTTTTAGCCTGCATTCTGGAAGAACTAGAAGTTAAAAGCATAGGAAAAAGTGATCTACAGAATACACTGCTCTACAGGAATCAAACAGGATCCAGAATTACTGTGCGACTGGTAGATCTTATCAGTGATGCTAGAGACAATTAAGCTACTGCTGCTAGAAACCGCAGCACTGTGAATCACTCTTGCAAACCAGTAAAAGCACATACCCGCAGGGCTCCTGGAAGTAGGTAGTGTCAGTGTGACGATCCAGAGCCAGCTTGGTGTAGGCGGTGTCTCCCCGAGAGAAGTCAGAGGTAAAGTACCACATTCTACCATAAATGGTCTCCCTACAAAAGAGGCGGGCAGTTATCACCAATTGCTGTAGGGATTATTGTGGCAGTAAAACAGATCCTCTCTGGCATCCGAGGTTATTCTCTTCCATCCTATGTAGAATACACACGCAGTAAATTATAACCGCACAACACGCCAACTTAACAAAAATCACGTTGTAATGTCAAGAGATGGTGCTTCTAAGGCCTCCTCTGGCATTcaattcctccctctcctctgtgTTAAGACTGATGGCAATGAGTCTCCATTCTCCTCAGAACATACAGATCATCTTTCCACACTGAACATTAGCCCAGCCAAATCAAGGAAACCACTGAGTGACATTAGGAGTTACCAGAGTACCAAGAAGGTTCCCCTTCCTTGTGCCCACCCCTAAGGTGCCTAATGTTCCCCGTTTCTGTTCTTAGGATCCTCAGCTTTCACTCACATCCTCCTACAAGGtgcagggaaggaagcagacaGAAGACAAGGATCTGTGAGGAATAAACAGCACTTGGAGGCTACAGGATGAGGGTCAGTATCTGGAGAAAAGAGCTGGCTGGACACACCCTGGAGCCCCtcatttcttttttgggggggctatTCATTAATAAAAATCCCTCCTCTTCTAAAGGCCCAAGGCAAGTTAAACTGTTTCTGTGGCTTGGAGGAAACGTGAAACTCAAAACCAGGCTTGCCATGCTGTTGGTACGTTTTAAACAATCACAGAAGAAAccaatatttttcttcagtgagagCTAGAAGTTATTTTTGATCTCCCTGGCtcccagggccagggctgccctcCTAACCTTTCAAATCATAACAGGAAATGTCTGCCCTTGCAAAGCTCAAGTCTTCCCAGACAGGCCACTTCCTTCAGTCACTCTTTTCTATGCATAGTCCCGTTTCCACAAATGTCATCCTATGAGGTCCTCCTCCTAAGAGGTCAGATCCCACAGCGCAATACTCCATCTCAGTTCAAATGGACTGGCCAGAGACAGTATGAGGTCCAGACCCTTTCTTTGCAAACCAACTCACACTGCATAATGTACAGGATGCGAGGACAGTATCTTTCCAAACAAGAGCGAAACAGAAGTCCACTCTTGATGGCTCTCCTAGAGAGCTGCCAGTGGCTTTCTTGGGGCGCCCCTGTTTACCTAATCAAGCTGATCCTCTCTGCTAAGATTTCTGTGTCCTCTTTGGTAGGAGTGACATTTTCTACAAAAGCAATCCCATATAACAGGAAGTTTTGCAGGAACTCCTTCAGCCCCTCGTCTGTCTCCAGGAAACTCCGACAGTCGATGGATGGGATCTGGGATTGCTTGTAGATTTCTGCATTCCAGAGAATCCGTGGATGCATGACCTGCTGCTTCTGCCCCTCGTAGCTGTTCTTCACCAGCCACTCCAGCCCATACCGTGTCACATGCCCATCCGGCCCTTTGACAAAGGAGAAGGGTTTCAGTCACTGGGGTCATAATGAACAGCCTGAGATCATGGCCATTGTAACCATCAGTCTAGGAAAGTCCTCACCCTTTTAATTTTGCCTAGTGACAGTCTTTTTGCACCCTGCCACACAACATAGCGATATTATCTGGTTAAGGCTATAAGCCCTAAAAATACTGCCATTGTTACAATTCCAAATCCAGAGTTAAGTGTTTCAGCTTCAGTGGTAGTGGTTTTGTTTTCTAGTGACAAGACTCCACAGAGAGGTAAAGCACTCAAAGACAAGCCCATAATTATAAATAAACTACTGAACTTcaaaagaaggaagcatacaaTCATTCCTCACAGCAGAAGGAAGAAGGCAGCtcgaaacaaaggaaaaaagacagaTGATGTGAATTCTGATCAGGGACACCAGTTCAAGGAGGACAGGGTTAAGAAAACCAACCATTTCTTGACTGATCTGTTCGCTATCTGCATTGCTGCCTTTTTCAAACAAACCGATAAACTACCCAGACATTGAAGATAGAAATATCTCTACCCAGAATGGGGCACAGGGGGAAGAAAACAGACACAAATATAAGACTGAGGCACGTTTACAATAACGGCACTGCTCAAAACAGCACTGTTTAAGATCTGCTTACAGCTAGGTCTCTTCCCAAAACAGCTACTGATCTAGAGATAAGGCTGTTCTCTCTCAGCAAGCTTAAGGGTGGGATCCACTAACAAGACTCCCTCCGACCAGGACTGGTGCTCCACAAAACTCCCAGAGTACAGGCATTTTGCTACTTACATGTGAGGAAGAGTGTGGTCTCATCCACTCGGACAGCCTTGGGTTTGATGCCCAGGTCCACGCTAGCTGTATCCAAGCTGCGCTGGTTAGTCTTGGTATTGTAGCAGGAAGCTGAACGGCAGTGGTCCCGCAGCCAAACAAAATCAAAGCGCATCAGCGTGTTCGCATATCTGAGCTCTGGGAAAGAATGACAGACTCATTGATCTCAACAGTGAGAAATAACAAGACAAAGAACTGAAGCTGAGAGCCCACAAGTTACAATTTCACTTACAAGCAACGCAGAGTTTGTTAGACTTAACCCCTCTTTGCACAAATTAAGCTAGTTCATCCTGTTACGAAGACCAGGCCAAATACCTGAAGTGGCAGGGATTTCGTAGAACGCTTGGCTGTCAGTGGTCTCGCCATGGTCTCCCCTGCCACCAAGTTTATAGGCAATCTCATCCCACAGTGGGAAGCAGGGCAGCTGAAAACACGCTGGTCACATACCTATGTCTATCTTCTCTTTTCAGTAAGCAGTAAATTCAGAACTGTCTAGCAACTGCTCTGCATAACAAGGTCTCTGCCTCCATGTAGTTTTAGACCCCAGCACAGGAAGAATCAACCACATAATCATACCAACATCCAAACTATACGAACGTTACAGATATCATTTAGACCTTGACACCAAGCCCTAATAGCTGTTTAGCTGGGCCTGTAGTCTCTCCTCTTTCTTCCATCCTGGGACAATTTAGGAATACCCAAGCCCTTCGGAAGTGTGTCAGAGCCAGCACAGGCAATAGGAGAGCCCTTCCTGCTCTAGTCCTGCTCAGAGTTGGGCCCCTGTGTTCGATACAACACTGAGCAACTCCCTTTAGATATATGCTTATAAAGGACTTCCTTAGGCTACCAATATCTCCTCAGCAGATATTATCCAGGAAGATACTGGATATGTGCAGGTACCAAACAGGCCATGGTAAAACATGTGCCTCAGTTGTTAACTTTCCTCCAAAAAAGAAAGGACTGAAATTATCATTAGACAACATTTACAGCTGACTTGCTGGTTTGCTTCACACTTAAACACTTAACCGCCTTGCTCATTTCTTAAGTAATCTCACAGAGGGGTATGATTTGCACTGAAAAGGCTTCCGTGCCCTCTTACCTCCCACTGCTCATGCCATCCAGCTGGGCTGCTTGCAAACCTGCTCTGCATTTCACAGATCAGTGTTTTAAGGAAAGCCTGTACTGACTTTGGTTTGCCTGGGACACTTGGGTATTTCTGAAGTCACTTCACAACTAGAGCAAGGCAGAGAGCTGGGGACACATCAGATTAGCCATCCCATCTGCGAGTCACGGCCTGAGCATTGCACAGAAAACTGCTGACTGACAGGACAAGGTACAGACACAATTAGAGTTCAGGAATCCCTTGGTTTGATTCTGATTTAGCATTGCCTCATTTGTCCTGAAACATTTACTGCTGGAGGAGAAGCCTGCTCTGTCCTGCCCATGGGAATTcccaaagaaaacataaaacacaGACTCTAACACGCATTCTTCTTTTGCACTGGTGGCAAACACAGGTCATTTCACAAGAGAATCACTACTGGGaaacacagggggaaaaaaaacaacctccccaaaaaaaaaccccaaaccacatacgcatgcgcacacacacacacacctttctcctctccccagaCTCAAAagcagacacacacatacacacctacCTAGGTGATCACCGTGTAACTGCCAGACACAATTCAGAGACTCTGGGGCAGTGTGATGCCAGcgagctgcagcagcagagaagaTCTTTCTGTACCCGGGCAGCCACGCTGAGCGATGGCTAGTGCTTCTACTCAGCCGGCACGGCACGTTGAACAGACCTGTCAGCCTCCAGCACCACATCCTGAGTGTccaagagagaggggaaagaacGAGGTGACTCAGTTGTATTACTACATCGTATCCAGGTCTCGATCCCAGCACTCTTTTACATGAGACACTGAAAACACTTATGGGAAAGCTGGTATTGTCCTGCACAATTTGTAATTTACTGACAAAAGAGGCAAGTGAGAACAAGTCCgttgaagagaaagaagagaaatgagcACGGTGACAGGCAGTCTGGCCAGAGTAGCAAGTCACCTATCTCCCAAGCACCTTTTGGACATGAAAATTACTAAACGCAATGCAGCTTTGGAGAATCTCATATTAGACACCTTTAATGCCACGTCTGAGTAACAGAACCACTTTGACCTCCTCCTAATGGGAATGCAATGAGACACGTTGCCAAGATTTTTCCAGTGCCTGTAACCCACGCTGACTAAgcagccagagccacaaaactggGTGCTTCACTCTCATTTAGATCAGCTGCAGCAGACATTTTTGCAGACATCATCAATAACCAGGAGGACCACAAAGTTGCAAGTGAAAATTGGCTGCCCTCAAGAACTGCGTGCAATGGAAGTAACAGGGAATTAATGATCAGAGGGTcaatgaggttttttttaaacaaacaagctAATCCAATCCAAGCATGTTAGTtgggaaaaggtggagaagagagACAAGGGTGTGTTGCTTATTTTGTGACTGATACAATCCACAGACAGAAAATGgtcctgagaagaaacaaatgagATCCGAGGATTTATCAGGCAAAGCATTTCCAGAACAGACAGCTGTGTATTCAGTGTTATTGTGCAAAATGCTGACAAGACCTTATCTGGCTGCAAGTCTTGTCCCCTCTCTGCCCATCCCAATCTGAATTCACCATTCCTGGACAGTGCTAAAGTGATCAGGGAAAGCAGAGAACAGTGACCTTGGTTAGAGAAATAAAAACTCGAGGAATCCAGTAATTAGGTCAGATCTAGGAAAGCATGTAAAATAGTGAGAAGGAGGAAGTTCTCTTCTTATGCTGAAGGACATGATGGGCATGGAAGAGAAATCAGCAATAGTTAGTCTTAAATTAGAGATTAGAAAGTGATTTCTAGAGTGAGATTTGTAATGATTCTTCAGTACAAAGAGCAAGGGCAAAATCTCTACAAGTTTTAAGATACGAAGCTACACTTTAAATGCCCTGTCATGTTTATTAGATTCTGGAGGTCAGGTCTAAACCCAGCAGGATTTTAACAGTGCTTTATTCTGGCATACACAGAAAAACAGTATCACTGAATGAGATGCAGGCATAGAAAGAACTTCTTATTCTAGTTCTGTGAACTTCATTTTCTTATCTGAAGGTTATGGACACTAGTGTCTTGTCTGTCCCACCTACCTCTCTACTTCATAGTCTACTTAGCGCAGAGATCCCAAACGCTGGTAAGAATAAAATCAGCACAGAGGTGTCAGTCTgctaaggagaaagaaaaatacagactGACAGCTGCCAGCcctaagaaaaaaatggaaaaactttTACAAAAAGAATGTGGTTGGAGATTAAGATGCAGGTATATCAGCAGTATAGAGCTCTGCAAGGTGCTAAGCCACACGCCGCGTACGAGTCCTTTACAGTTTTAGAGCTACAGAAGAATTTCAAGTCAGAAGGCTCCAGTTTCCGTGGTTGCTAAAAACGCAGTAATTCCTCCGCAGCAGGCTGCAGGGGATCGGGCTGTTCTGCAGACC includes the following:
- the LOC136996308 gene encoding trimethyllysine dioxygenase, mitochondrial-like isoform X1, with the translated sequence MKSLAPVSVGLEHGKTVHVEAVNVGYIAAALLLFWSWTWRSAVCTVWCGDPWELLEFLSRMWCWRLTGLFNVPCRLSRSTSHRSAWLPGYRKIFSAAAARWHHTAPESLNCVWQLHGDHLELRYANTLMRFDFVWLRDHCRSASCYNTKTNQRSLDTASVDLGIKPKAVRVDETTLFLTWPDGHVTRYGLEWLVKNSYEGQKQQVMHPRILWNAEIYKQSQIPSIDCRSFLETDEGLKEFLQNFLLYGIAFVENVTPTKEDTEILAERISLIRETIYGRMWYFTSDFSRGDTAYTKLALDRHTDTTYFQEPCGIQVFHCLKHEGTGGRTLLVDGFYAADQVLQQAPDQFELLSKVPLKHEYVENVGGCHNHMIGVGPVLNVYPWNNELYLIRYNNYDRAVINTVPYDVAHRWYTAHRTLTTELRRPENELWVKLKPGKALFIDNWRVLHGREAFTGYRQLCGCYLTRDDVLNTARLLGLQA
- the LOC136996308 gene encoding trimethyllysine dioxygenase, mitochondrial-like isoform X2, translating into MWCWRLTGLFNVPCRLSRSTSHRSAWLPGYRKIFSAAAARWHHTAPESLNCVWQLHGDHLELRYANTLMRFDFVWLRDHCRSASCYNTKTNQRSLDTASVDLGIKPKAVRVDETTLFLTWPDGHVTRYGLEWLVKNSYEGQKQQVMHPRILWNAEIYKQSQIPSIDCRSFLETDEGLKEFLQNFLLYGIAFVENVTPTKEDTEILAERISLIRETIYGRMWYFTSDFSRGDTAYTKLALDRHTDTTYFQEPCGIQVFHCLKHEGTGGRTLLVDGFYAADQVLQQAPDQFELLSKVPLKHEYVENVGGCHNHMIGVGPVLNVYPWNNELYLIRYNNYDRAVINTVPYDVAHRWYTAHRTLTTELRRPENELWVKLKPGKALFIDNWRVLHGREAFTGYRQLCGCYLTRDDVLNTARLLGLQA